From one Cyanobacterium stanieri PCC 7202 genomic stretch:
- a CDS encoding SSU ribosomal protein S20P (PFAM: Ribosomal protein S20~TIGRFAM: ribosomal protein S20~InterPro IPR002583~KEGG: cyt:cce_3490 30S ribosomal protein S20~PFAM: ribosomal protein S20~SPTR: 30S ribosomal protein S20;~TIGRFAM: ribosomal protein S20), whose product MANSKSAIKRIQINERNRMRNKTYKSAVRTLMKKYFQAVEVYSSNPNEEQKKAVATTMSAAYSKIDKAVKRGVFHKNNGARKKARLAKALKNAEAQSA is encoded by the coding sequence GTGGCTAATTCTAAATCAGCAATCAAAAGAATACAAATCAACGAGCGTAACCGTATGCGCAATAAGACTTATAAGTCTGCGGTTAGAACTTTGATGAAAAAATATTTTCAAGCGGTAGAAGTATATTCTTCTAACCCCAATGAAGAACAAAAGAAAGCAGTCGCAACTACTATGTCTGCGGCTTACAGCAAAATTGATAAAGCTGTAAAAAGAGGCGTTTTTCACAAAAATAATGGAGCGAGAAAAAAAGCCAGATTGGCAAAAGCTCTTAAAAATGCTGAAGCCCAATCAGCTTAA
- a CDS encoding MscS Mechanosensitive ion channel (PFAM: Mechanosensitive ion channel~COGs: COG3264 Small-conductance mechanosensitive channel~InterPro IPR006685~KEGG: syp:SYNPCC7002_A2738 mechanosensitive ion channel family protein~PFAM: MscS Mechanosensitive ion channel~SPTR: Transporter, MscS family): METILEQFFNISPNIQILLTDIAVVIIVLGISYFILKIVKNLLFRQLRKITRQTETDLDDQIIEIVNKHIIPIGYFIICYLTFKEFQINETILGLSETFFSIAITFCTSRFLVDLSRVVVKFYSKKYHYSNSIIEKNINALFPAIRVLIWTLAGIFVISNLGFDIAAIIAGLGIGGVAIALAAQGILQDLFSYFAILFDRPFEISDLVSVDDFTGYVQHIGIKTTRIKALTGEELILANTDLTNSRLRNYKRMQSRQARIKLGIIYETDNSLLPKIPEIIERALESLDNITFDIAYFSGFGDFSLNYEVIYFVHSNNELKMYRKTQHEVNLAIKFAFAEAGIKFAYPTALHYINQINQ, encoded by the coding sequence ATGGAAACGATTTTGGAGCAGTTTTTTAATATCTCTCCTAATATACAAATTTTATTAACAGATATTGCTGTAGTAATTATTGTTTTAGGGATTAGTTATTTTATCCTTAAAATTGTCAAAAATTTACTATTTAGACAGCTAAGAAAAATAACTCGTCAAACAGAAACGGATCTTGATGATCAAATAATTGAAATTGTTAATAAACATATTATTCCCATTGGTTATTTTATTATTTGTTATTTAACTTTTAAAGAATTTCAAATTAATGAAACAATTTTAGGACTATCTGAAACTTTCTTTAGTATTGCAATTACTTTTTGCACCTCAAGGTTTTTAGTAGATCTATCCAGAGTAGTTGTTAAATTTTATAGCAAAAAATATCATTATTCTAATTCTATTATTGAGAAAAATATTAATGCTTTATTTCCTGCAATTCGAGTTTTAATTTGGACATTAGCTGGAATTTTTGTTATTAGTAATCTTGGATTTGATATTGCGGCAATTATTGCTGGTTTGGGAATTGGTGGTGTGGCGATCGCCCTTGCCGCTCAAGGAATATTACAAGATTTATTTAGTTATTTTGCCATTTTATTTGACCGTCCTTTTGAAATATCTGACCTAGTTTCAGTAGACGATTTTACAGGATATGTGCAACATATTGGCATCAAAACTACCAGAATAAAAGCCCTCACAGGAGAAGAATTAATATTGGCAAATACAGACTTAACAAACTCCCGCCTTAGAAACTATAAAAGGATGCAAAGTCGCCAAGCTAGAATCAAATTGGGCATCATTTATGAAACCGATAATAGCCTTTTACCCAAAATTCCAGAAATTATTGAAAGAGCCCTTGAATCATTAGATAACATTACCTTTGACATTGCTTACTTTTCTGGTTTTGGAGACTTTAGCCTCAACTATGAAGTCATTTATTTTGTCCATAGCAATAATGAACTAAAAATGTATCGAAAAACTCAACACGAAGTTAACCTTGCGATAAAATTTGCTTTTGCAGAAGCAGGTATAAAATTTGCTTATCCTACCGCCCTTCATTACATTAATCAAATTAATCAATAG
- a CDS encoding Sec-independent protein translocase TatD (PFAM: TatD related DNase~TIGRFAM: hydrolase, TatD family~COGs: COG0084 Mg-dependent DNase~InterPro IPR018228:IPR001130:IPR015991:IPR012278~KEGG: cyh:Cyan8802_1779 hydrolase, TatD family~PFAM: TatD-related deoxyribonuclease~SPTR: Hydrolase, TatD family;~TIGRFAM: hydrolase, TatD family), with product MQLVDTHVHVNFDRYQGDLEEVSSRWRENGVSKLVHSCVHPDEFETIKELSLQFPELYCAVGLHPLDTRRWEGETTVQKILNFAQSHTKVVAIGEMGLDFYKDDNNELQKEVCWRQLEIAHQLDKPVIIHCRDAATAMVELLKEFFDTKGKVNGVMHCWTGNPEETQWFLDLGMYISFSGVITFKNAHSVHESAKIVPSDRLLVETDCPFLAPTPYRGKRNEPAYVLHVAEKLAELRNEPLEAIASTTTANAHKLFKL from the coding sequence ATGCAATTAGTAGATACCCATGTCCATGTAAACTTTGACCGATACCAAGGGGATTTAGAAGAGGTTTCGAGTCGTTGGCGAGAAAACGGAGTCAGCAAATTAGTTCATTCCTGTGTCCATCCCGATGAATTTGAAACCATTAAGGAATTATCTTTACAGTTTCCAGAATTATATTGTGCGGTGGGTTTACACCCCCTAGATACCCGACGCTGGGAGGGAGAAACAACGGTTCAAAAAATCCTCAACTTTGCCCAATCCCACACCAAAGTGGTCGCCATTGGCGAGATGGGCTTAGACTTTTATAAGGATGACAACAACGAACTACAAAAGGAAGTATGTTGGCGACAATTAGAAATTGCCCACCAACTCGATAAACCAGTGATCATTCACTGTCGAGATGCCGCCACGGCAATGGTTGAACTACTCAAAGAGTTTTTTGACACCAAAGGCAAGGTAAACGGAGTAATGCACTGCTGGACAGGAAACCCAGAAGAAACTCAGTGGTTTTTAGACCTCGGGATGTATATAAGTTTTAGTGGAGTAATCACCTTTAAAAACGCCCATAGCGTCCATGAGAGTGCCAAAATAGTACCCTCTGATCGTCTTCTGGTGGAAACCGACTGTCCTTTCCTCGCTCCTACCCCCTACCGAGGTAAACGCAATGAACCTGCCTACGTCCTCCATGTGGCGGAAAAACTAGCCGAGCTTAGAAACGAACCCCTAGAGGCGATCGCCTCTACCACCACCGCCAACGCCCACAAACTGTTTAAACTATAG
- a CDS encoding DNA replication and repair protein RadC (PFAM: Protein of unknown function (DUF2466)~TIGRFAM: DNA repair protein radc~COGs: COG2003 DNA repair protein~InterPro IPR020891:IPR001405:IPR020854~KEGG: npu:Npun_R6401 DNA repair protein RadC~PFAM: DNA repair protein RadC~SPTR: DNA repair protein RadC;~TIGRFAM: DNA repair protein RadC) — MVYHLRIADLPLSERPRERLMESGAKNLSTAELIAILLGTGQGKGKLSAVGLGQYILNQLSINQRDPLDVLRDISPVELMTIPGVGPAKASTILAGVELGKRTFQFRPNARAIIDSPQAAASAFSHELMWQCQERFAVLLLDSKNSLIGTHVITIGIANETLAHPREVFREAIRQSATNIIIAHNHPSGNLEPSREDISLTKKLLDSSNIIGIPILDHLIIGNGDHFSIRENTELWDIA; from the coding sequence ATGGTTTACCATCTCAGAATAGCAGATTTACCCCTGAGTGAGCGCCCCAGGGAAAGACTAATGGAAAGTGGAGCTAAAAATCTTTCTACGGCGGAATTAATCGCTATTTTGTTGGGTACGGGACAGGGAAAAGGTAAACTCTCAGCGGTAGGATTGGGGCAATATATCCTCAATCAACTTAGCATAAATCAAAGGGATCCCCTTGATGTGTTACGGGATATTTCCCCCGTGGAATTGATGACTATTCCGGGGGTGGGGCCAGCTAAAGCCTCAACTATTTTGGCAGGGGTAGAATTGGGTAAGAGAACTTTTCAGTTTCGCCCTAATGCAAGGGCAATTATTGATAGTCCACAGGCGGCCGCTTCGGCTTTTAGTCATGAGTTGATGTGGCAATGTCAAGAACGTTTTGCGGTGTTGTTGTTGGACAGTAAAAATAGCTTGATTGGTACCCATGTAATCACCATTGGTATTGCTAATGAAACCCTCGCCCATCCTCGGGAGGTGTTTAGAGAAGCAATTCGTCAATCAGCTACAAATATTATTATTGCCCATAATCATCCTTCTGGTAATTTGGAGCCTTCGAGAGAAGATATTTCATTGACCAAAAAACTTTTGGATTCATCTAATATTATAGGTATTCCTATTTTAGATCATTTAATTATTGGCAATGGGGATCATTTTAGTATCAGAGAAAATACAGAGCTTTGGGATATTGCTTAA
- a CDS encoding DNA-directed RNA polymerase subunit beta (PFAM: RNA polymerase Rpb2, domain 3; RNA polymerase Rpb2, domain 6; RNA polymerase beta subunit external 1 domain; RNA polymerase Rpb2, domain 2; RNA polymerase beta subunit; RNA polymerase Rpb2, domain 7~TIGRFAM: DNA-directed RNA polymerase, beta subunit~COGs: COG0085 DNA-directed RNA polymerase beta subunit/140 kD subunit~InterProIPR007121:IPR007644:IPR007642:IPR007645:IPR 019462:IPR007120:IPR007641:IPR010243~KEGG: syp:SYNPCC7002_A2045 DNA-directed RNA polymerase subunit beta~PFAM: RNA polymerase Rpb2 domain 6; RNA polymerase Rpb2 domain 2; RNA polymerase beta subunit; RNA polymerase Rpb2 domain 3; DNA-directed RNA polymerase, beta subunit, external 1 domain; RNA polymerase Rpb2 domain 7~SPTR: DNA-directed RNA polymerase subunit beta;~TIGRFAM: DNA-directed RNA polymerase, beta subunit), with protein MRTQELLPDLIEIQRSSYKWFLEHGIIEELNSFSPITDYAGKLELQFIGEKYRLKEPKYNIEEAKKREASYEVQIYVPTRLMNKETGDIKEQEVFIGQLPLMTDRGTFLINGAERVIVNQIVRSPGVYFKSELDKNGKRTYSASVIPNRGAWLKFETDKNGIVWVRIDKTRKISAQVLLKAMGLSDREILDRFRHADFYQKTLEKEGNPSTDEALMELYRKLRPGEPPTVSGGQALLETRFFDPKRYDLGKVGRYKMNKKLRLTVPENLRVLTVDDILSTVDYLINLEFDIGSTDDIDHLGNRRVRSVGELLQNQIRVGLSRLERIIKERMTVGDPNTLSPTALVNPKPLAAAIKEFFGSSQLSQFMDQTNPLAELTHKRRISALGPGGLSRDRAGFAVRDIHPSHYGRICPVETPEGPNAGLIGSLATYARVNEYGFIATPYYKVENGKVRWDLAPEYLTADEEDDKRVAPGDLSTDEEGYILGESVPIRYRQEFSTTSPDQVDYVAVSPVQIVSVATSMIPFLEHDDANRALMGSNMQRQAVPLLRSERPLVGTGLEGQAARDSGMVIVARDHGTISYVDSKTIKLVTKEGIEIVYNLQKYERSNQDTCLNQRPLVDEGEEVVPGQVLADGSATEGGELALGQNITVAYMPWEGYNYEDAILISERLVQEDVYTTIHVEKHDIESRQTKLGPEEITREIPNVGEDALLNLDENGIIRVGAWVEAGDILVGKVTPKGESDQPPEEKLLRAIFGEKARDVRDNSLRLPNGERGRVVYVRVFTREQGDELPPNTNMIVRVYIAEKRKIQVGDKMAGRHGNKGIVSRILPREDMPYLPDGTPVDIVLNPLGVPSRMNVGQVFECLLGWAGEHLGYRFKMTPFDEMYGEEASRNTVNGLLRDAAKKPGKDWVFNENHPGKIQVYDGRTGEPFDNPVTIGKAYMLKLVHLVQHKIHARSTGPYSLVTQQPLGGKAQHGGQRFGEMEVWALEAYGAAYTLQELLTVKSDDMQGRNEALNAIVKGKSIPHPGTPESFKVLLRELQSLGLDVSVHKVIDGSEHVEIDLMDTTQRAPKRPTYENLASLGQEDDEY; from the coding sequence ATGAGAACCCAAGAACTGTTACCCGATTTAATCGAAATTCAACGCTCTAGCTACAAATGGTTTTTAGAGCATGGCATTATTGAAGAACTAAACAGTTTTAGCCCCATTACCGACTATGCAGGAAAATTAGAACTACAGTTTATCGGTGAAAAATATCGCCTCAAAGAGCCAAAATATAACATCGAAGAAGCAAAAAAAAGAGAAGCCAGTTACGAAGTTCAGATCTATGTTCCCACCCGTTTAATGAACAAAGAAACAGGGGATATTAAAGAACAAGAAGTATTTATCGGACAACTACCCCTGATGACAGACAGGGGAACATTCCTCATTAACGGTGCAGAAAGGGTTATCGTTAACCAAATCGTGCGATCGCCAGGGGTATATTTCAAATCAGAACTAGACAAAAACGGCAAAAGAACCTACTCCGCCTCCGTCATTCCCAACCGAGGAGCATGGTTAAAATTTGAAACCGACAAAAACGGCATCGTCTGGGTAAGAATTGACAAAACCCGTAAAATTTCCGCCCAGGTGCTACTCAAAGCCATGGGTTTGAGCGATCGTGAAATCTTAGATCGCTTCCGTCATGCTGACTTTTACCAAAAAACCCTCGAAAAAGAAGGCAACCCCAGCACCGACGAAGCCTTAATGGAACTATACCGCAAACTAAGACCCGGTGAACCCCCCACCGTGAGCGGTGGTCAAGCCCTCTTAGAAACCCGTTTCTTTGACCCCAAACGTTACGACTTGGGCAAAGTAGGGCGTTATAAGATGAACAAAAAACTGCGCCTAACAGTGCCAGAAAACCTAAGAGTCTTAACCGTTGACGACATTCTTTCCACCGTTGATTATCTCATCAACCTCGAATTTGACATCGGTAGTACCGATGACATCGATCACCTCGGCAACCGTAGAGTAAGAAGTGTAGGAGAACTCTTACAAAACCAAATCAGAGTCGGTTTATCCCGCCTCGAGCGCATCATCAAAGAAAGAATGACTGTGGGCGATCCCAACACCCTCAGCCCCACCGCTTTGGTGAACCCCAAACCCCTCGCTGCCGCCATCAAAGAATTTTTTGGCTCCTCCCAGCTATCCCAATTTATGGATCAAACCAACCCCCTAGCGGAATTGACCCATAAACGTCGTATCTCCGCCCTAGGACCAGGAGGTTTAAGCCGTGACAGGGCAGGGTTTGCGGTGCGAGATATTCACCCTAGCCACTACGGTCGTATTTGCCCTGTGGAAACCCCCGAAGGACCCAATGCAGGGTTAATCGGTTCCTTGGCTACCTACGCCCGTGTCAATGAATATGGCTTTATTGCTACCCCTTATTACAAAGTAGAAAACGGCAAGGTGCGCTGGGATTTAGCCCCCGAATACCTCACCGCCGACGAAGAAGACGATAAAAGAGTTGCCCCCGGAGATTTATCCACCGATGAAGAAGGATATATCTTAGGGGAAAGTGTACCTATTCGTTACCGTCAGGAATTTTCTACCACCAGCCCCGATCAGGTGGACTACGTAGCCGTATCCCCCGTGCAGATCGTTTCCGTGGCTACATCCATGATTCCCTTCCTCGAACACGATGACGCTAACCGTGCTTTGATGGGTTCCAACATGCAACGTCAAGCAGTTCCCCTGCTCAGATCCGAGCGCCCCTTAGTGGGTACAGGGTTAGAAGGACAAGCCGCCCGGGATTCAGGGATGGTAATTGTGGCAAGGGATCACGGTACCATTAGCTATGTGGATTCCAAAACCATCAAATTGGTAACCAAAGAAGGGATCGAAATTGTTTATAACCTTCAAAAATACGAACGTTCTAACCAAGATACCTGTCTCAACCAGCGCCCCTTAGTGGACGAAGGAGAGGAAGTGGTTCCCGGACAAGTATTAGCCGATGGCTCTGCCACCGAAGGGGGAGAACTCGCCCTCGGTCAAAATATCACCGTAGCTTATATGCCTTGGGAAGGTTATAACTACGAGGATGCTATCTTGATCAGTGAAAGATTAGTCCAAGAGGACGTTTACACCACCATCCACGTAGAAAAACACGACATCGAATCCCGTCAAACCAAATTAGGGCCAGAAGAAATCACCCGAGAAATTCCTAATGTAGGGGAAGATGCCCTTCTCAACCTCGATGAAAACGGTATTATTCGTGTGGGTGCTTGGGTAGAAGCGGGGGATATTTTAGTAGGTAAAGTTACCCCCAAAGGAGAATCCGATCAACCCCCCGAAGAAAAACTTTTACGGGCTATTTTCGGAGAAAAAGCCAGAGATGTAAGAGATAATTCCCTGCGTTTACCCAACGGTGAAAGGGGAAGAGTGGTCTATGTGCGGGTATTTACTCGGGAACAAGGAGACGAGTTACCCCCCAACACCAACATGATTGTGCGGGTATATATCGCTGAAAAACGTAAAATCCAAGTGGGTGATAAAATGGCAGGGCGCCATGGTAACAAAGGGATTGTATCCCGTATTCTCCCTCGGGAAGATATGCCCTACTTACCTGATGGAACCCCCGTGGACATCGTATTAAACCCCCTCGGTGTACCTTCTCGGATGAACGTGGGTCAGGTGTTTGAATGTCTTTTAGGTTGGGCAGGGGAACACCTCGGCTACCGCTTCAAGATGACTCCCTTTGATGAGATGTATGGGGAAGAGGCTTCCCGTAACACTGTTAACGGCTTACTCCGTGATGCGGCGAAAAAACCGGGTAAAGATTGGGTATTTAATGAGAATCACCCCGGTAAAATTCAGGTATATGACGGACGTACAGGGGAACCTTTTGATAACCCTGTGACCATTGGTAAAGCCTATATGTTAAAACTGGTTCACCTTGTCCAGCACAAGATTCACGCCCGTTCTACTGGTCCTTACTCCCTTGTTACTCAGCAACCTTTGGGCGGAAAAGCTCAACATGGTGGGCAAAGATTTGGGGAGATGGAAGTATGGGCATTGGAAGCCTATGGGGCAGCTTATACTCTCCAAGAGTTGTTAACGGTGAAATCCGATGATATGCAGGGACGTAATGAGGCGCTAAATGCCATCGTCAAAGGTAAGTCTATTCCTCACCCCGGAACTCCTGAGTCCTTTAAGGTACTACTCCGTGAGTTACAATCCCTCGGTTTGGATGTCTCGGTTCATAAGGTAATTGATGGTAGTGAACACGTAGAAATTGACTTGATGGATACTACCCAACGGGCGCCTAAACGTCCTACCTATGAAAATTTAGCTAGTCTTGGTCAAGAGGATGACGAATATTAA